One genomic region from Argentina anserina chromosome 2, drPotAnse1.1, whole genome shotgun sequence encodes:
- the LOC126784572 gene encoding uncharacterized protein LOC126784572, whose protein sequence is MAFRGRGRGRGGGAPRYSKEEPFLPFPDTILPDARGILSELDQKRNKGLKEEETLIIDTLYSLMKSEYNLDMPGGHDKNVEISEESKRKRKREIDSFKQYLVLSMFPEELPRGSNVRQVKRENVKWNKLDTENSEMYWNEIEKREQNLDAKKQKEGEKDEEEDDDAEEEEEEDEDSSNEDYQQTKDFDDDEDDFNPEECDDEPELDM, encoded by the exons ATGGCGTTTAGAGGTCGTGGAAGGGGAAGAGGAGGGGGAGCACCTCGGTATTCTAAGGAAGAACCCTTTCTGCCATTTCCT GATACCATATTACCTGATGCTAGAGGTATTTTGTCTGAGCTAGATCAAAAGCGGAACAAAGGTTTGAAGGAGGAAGAAACATTAATTATTGATACTCTGTATTCTCTAATGAAATCCGAATATAATCTTGACATGCCTG GTGGACATGACAAAAATGTTGAAATATCTGAGGAAAGCAAGCGAAAGCGTAAGAGAGAAATTGATTCTTTCAAACAGTATTTGGTTCTCAGTATGTTTCCGGAAGAATTGCCTAGAG GTTCAAATGTGCGGCAGGTGAAAAGAGAAAATGTTAAATGGAATAAGCTGGACACGG AAAATTCTGAGATGTATTGGAATGAGATTGAAAAGCGAGAACAGAATTTG GATGCAAAGAAACAGAAAGAAGGTGAAAAGGATGAGGAAGAGGACGATGATgcggaagaggaggaggaggaagatgaagactcTAGTAATGAAGATTATCAACAG ACCAaggattttgatgatgatgaggatgattttAAT